The Arachis hypogaea cultivar Tifrunner chromosome 14, arahy.Tifrunner.gnm2.J5K5, whole genome shotgun sequence genome has a segment encoding these proteins:
- the LOC112744635 gene encoding ultraviolet-B receptor UVR8 encodes MDVDNIFGTIKPVNVARKSAIYVWGYNQSGQTGRKGREEQLRIPKQLPPALFGCTAGTNARWLDVACGREHTAAIASDGSLFTWGANDFGQLGDGTEERRKYPKKVKQLESEFVKSVSCGAHCSACIAEPRENDGTISTGRLWIWGQNQGSNLPRLFWGAFKPNTIIREVSCGAVHVVALSEEGLLQAWGYNEYGQLGRGVTCEGLQGARIISSYAKFLDEAPELVKITKVSCGEYHTAAISDKGEVYTWGLGSMGQLGHSSLQYGDKELLPRRVVSLDGIFIKDLACGGVHTCALTQEGALYAWGGGQSGQLGLGPQTGLFSCVANDSRTFFRNIPVLVVPKGVKLVACGHSHTLISMRDGRIHGWGYNSYGQAANEKSTYAWYPSPVDWCVGEVRKLAAGGGHSAVLTDACSLKELCEFILAETLTLSDAPRVEDIASRTGSDALARLCVRLREYILSGGHLEQEEDAKSKV; translated from the exons ATGGATGTTGATAATATCTTTGGCACCATTAAACCTGTGAATGTTGCAAGGAAGAGTGCCATATATGTTTGGGGATACAATCAATCAGGGCAAACTGGAAGAAAGGGGAGAGAGGAGCAGTTGAGGATTCCGAAACAGCTGCCTCCTGCACTTTTTGGATGTACAGCAGGTACCAATGCGCGCTGGTTGGACGTTGCTTGCGGTCGGGAGCATACAGCAGCAATTGCCTCTGATGGCTCACTTTTCACCTGGG GGGCTAATGACTTTGGTCAACTCGGTGATGGAACTGAGGAGAGAAGGAAATATCCAAAGAAAGTGAAGCAATTAGAGTCAGAGTTCGTAAAATCTGTGTCCTGCGGAGCACATTGTTCTGCTTGCATTGCAGAGCCTCGTGAAAATGATGGTACCATTTCAACTGGGAGGCTCTGGATTTGGGGACAAAATCAG GGATCAAATCTTCCTAGGTTATTCTGGGGGGCCTTCAAACCTAATACA ATTATTCGTGAAGTGTCTTGTGGAGCTGTCCATGTGGTTGCTTTATCCGAGGAAGGCCTACTACAAGCTTGGG GCTATAATGAGTATGGTCAACTTGGCCGAGGTGTCACTTGTGAAGGACTACAGGGGGCCCGTATTATAAGTTCTTACGCTAAGTTTCTTGATGAAGCCCCCGAGCTTGTAAAGATTACCAAAGTGTCATGCGGGGAGTACCACACTGCGGCCATTTCTGATAAGGGCGAGGT TTACACATGGGGGCTAGGAAGCATGGGCCAGCTTGGACATTCTTCACTCCAGTATGGAGATAAAGAGTTACTGCCAAGGAGAGTGGTTTCCCTTGATGGTATTTTCATAAAGGATTTGGCGTGTGGCGGTGTACACACATGTGCTCTGACTCAGGAAGGGGCACTTTACGCTTGGGGTGGCGGTCAATCCGGGCAGTTAGGCCTTGGCCCCCAAACTGGGTTGTTCTCGTGCGTTGCTAATGACTCTCGTACATTTTTCCGGAACATCCCAGTTTTGGTTGTTCCAAAAGGCGTGAAGCTTGTCGCCTGTGGACACTCCCACACGCTTATTTCAATGAGGGACGGTCGAATTCATGGATGGGGTTACAATAGTTACGGTCAGGCAGCCAACGAGAAATCTACATATGCTTGGTACCCGTCGCCTGTTGACTG GTGTGTTGGGGAGGTCCGAAAACTAGCTGCTGGTGGGGGTCATTCAGCTGTATTGACTGATGCTTGTTCGTTAAAGGAGTTGTGCGAGTTTATACTCGCAGAGACTCTGACTTTATCTGATGCCCCCAGGGTTGAGGATATTGCATCCAGAACTGGATCAGATGCTTTGGCTCGCCTCTGCGTGAGACTCAG AGAGTATATACTTTCTGGTGGTCATCTTGAACAAGAGGAGGATGCTAAGAGTAAAGTTTGA